Genomic window (Neurospora crassa OR74A linkage group VI, whole genome shotgun sequence):
GCGCATCTTGTACCGCTGGTTTTCGGGAATGTTGCGCCGGTCCAACATGGCCTCGAGGTGCTTGTCGATATCCTTGGGGTCAATGTGCTGTTGAAGCAGAGGTGGGGCACTTTGTTGCCGTTCCATACTGGTAGAttgtgttgctgctgctgctgctgctgttgctgctgctgttgctccTGATTTGGAACGCTCTCCTCCTGCTGAGCTACTACTTCCTCCACCGTTACCAGAACTGGAAAACATGCTCTTAACGTTGAGTCGTTGGCTTGACCTGTCTGATCCTGAACTTCCGCCTGCTGCCAAATCTGATGTCTTGGCGGTGGCCCACGTTTGCCTCTTCCAACTTCGTTCTTGTTTTTCCTGTGGTGATGACTGGTTCTGGTTGTCAGATTGCGGTTGCTTGTAGCGAGTGTCGGTGCTCGAGTCTGACGGTGTACGCTTCTCGTCCTGCTGACTGTTGCTCGCAAAGTACTGGTGAAACGTCTTTGGTCGTGATTTGGAGCGGCTGTTGTTTCGATCTCGCTCGCGGTTTTCCGCTTCGGACTTCAGATGTTGGCTCTCAGCTATGGACGACCGTGTCCCGCCTGTTCCGGGACGTTCTGGGTCAGCCGGTAACGGTTTGCCACTATCCCAGAAGGGATTTCTGTAGTCCAACGGCGAAGGCACTGGTTTGGTCGACGAGTTCAGTTCTGGAGGCAGCGCAAAGGGCGAACCCCTGGCAAACTGGGCATaaatgggtggtggtgggctggTATCAATGGCACTTGGCGCGCGGTTCTCCTTGTCTTTGTTGCGACGGCGACtgttctcttcttcctcctgttCCTGCTGCCTCAGATTCTTGTCAGACTTTGGCCTCAGAAGCTGACCGATATTGGCGGCCGATTTGACCTTTTTGGGCTTGGTGGGTGATTGGTCTCCCTTGTTCTTGGAGGCTTTGCTGGAATCTCTGAGTCCGAAGGGCGACTTAAGCGAGATGGTCGCAAAGGGGTTCGACTTCTTTTCGGGGGATCGTGGTGGCTGGTCGTCCAATTGGTTGGGCCGAAGCTCAcagagggcggcggcgaatTGATGTCTCTGGTATCCAGTCAGATTCATGTCGCAACTGTGTCTCTGGGCCACCAGGTCGGGGTGGATCTTGTTGGGAGGGCGCAGCAGTTCAGGAGAGTCAGGGTCGACAAGGGAAGCAGCCGAGGACGACATGACATGGTCGCGGTCACTGTCAGAAGACTTTTGGAAATCGGTCGAGAAGACAGCAGGGGGCAGTTGGACCTGGCCAGCTCCGACGGTATTGCTTCTCTTGTGGCTCATAAGCTGACGAAGGTAGGAGGATTTGGGGCGTTGTTGCGGCTGGACctggttttggttttggagggggaagaagggcggcaggtcgttgttgttgttgttgttatcaCTATTGTCgctgttattgttgttgttgttgttattgtagTTTCTATCGCGCATGCCGTCGCCTGAGCCTGATCGGTAGGCAGAAACGCCGCCGTAGAGATCCGCGGCGGGAGGcatggcggcggcaggctgttggaggaggcggtggaaACGTTTCTTCTGATGGTCAAAAACAAAGGCCGGTAACGGGTGATCAGCAGGGGGCGGGCGCGATGGGCGTCCGTCGTACGCGGACGTGTCTCGGCTTGTTCACGGGGTATTGACGTCCGTCAGTTCAGTTGGCTGTTGATGGTGGAAAGCTGTGGATGTTGTCGTTGCGATTTCGTGGTCGGTGTACACTAGCCGtcatggagatggagggagggagggagaaagTGTGGTATGGCGCGGCCCCTGGCAATCGATGAAcgagggatgggatggaggTGTGAATGCTATGGAAATAACCTTGATAGCCGAAGCTGGGCAGATGCGGAGAACGGGTGGTGGAAGGATGCTGGACTAGTTCTAGCTTAGAACTGTAGTCGGTCTAGCAAGTCCTAATAAGGAGGGAGGCTCAGCACGGCGCACTTCAGTTTAGCTTAGTTGTGTTCAGGTACCGGAGTCTGGTGGGAATCATTACCAACCAGAGAGTCCGTCGCTGACCAAGCAAACAGTCAACAGCACCAACGATGgggaaaggagagagagaaaaaaaaaaaaaaaggaaataggTATCAACTAAACCCGAATGAAAAAGGCGGGATGCGGAATAGCTTCAACTAAGTAGAATACTACACCAAGAAAACCTGCTGGGAATGACGCTGGAATGATGGAGGTCGGAGTCGGACAGCCCAGGACCTTGCTTCTTGGAGACCCGGACCTTGTTACGAGGGGACCAGTCAAAAGGGACAGAGTCCCAAGAAGACTCCATTCACCAAGCACTTCCATCCTTCGCTCTTCCCGGTCCCGCCAGTCTGAGGTCCCGCATCGCATCCATGTCATAGATATCGCAGCCAATGAAGGCAATGTTTACCCCCCGTTGCCCAGGCAATCACCAGTCAGCCATCTCCCATCTTTAGTTAGgtttccttccctttccctggAAACCGACCGAGTCGACAACAACTTCAAGCAACTACACTGTACGTACTTTCACACTAACCTATGGCCCGGCCCCGTCAGCTtcgcttccactttgctTTTGAGGCAGGTCCCAAGGCGGCCACTACGGTATGCCACGCAGCACACCTCCTGCAACTGCAACTGCCCTGCCACCCAGCTActtataggtaggtagctgtTGGTGTCACAGATGCACCACAGGGTACTGCCTGCAGCTGCACCGCATCCCCTCCAGACGGGAATTTAGGAAAACATCAGCAGTTATTCCAGTTTGGGTATTCTCGAATTGCACAGTTACACTCACTCTACGGCGCGGGGGCCTCCCCCTCAATTCGCCTTGCAAGCGATTCGATTATCCTCATCAAGTTCCCGTCTAGGTAAACCTGGCAGCTGCTCTATTCAGCAAAAGATGCTTGTTTAGCGAACTGAAGcgagttgctgctggtggacCTGGCAGTCAACGTGCGTCGTCGAATGGAACATGCATGCATTCACTGGGTTGAAGAATGGCTGGATTCGTTGGTGGTGAATGCTGGCTTCCTCAACTGACCCCACTTTCAGTTCAGACATGTCCGTCTCCAATCGCATCACCATGATACTTGAGACTCTTGAAGAACTTGGTCTATTTGTACACTTTATAGCTAAAACAAAAATacctgaaaaaaaaaaaaaaaaaaaaacacaaggCTGGAAACGGCATCACCAACTCAACACCCCCCTCTGCCTATCAAACCCTCCCCTAAGCTGACTCTGCGGTTTAATCACCTTGCCCTGCAACACGGTAAACTTGACGATACCCTCACAATCCTCCGGCTTGACTCTAGCCAGCCAGATACATTGCGCCGCACCCACCTCAccgttctcttcctcttcctcctcctcctcttcttgccctttcccctcctcttgcttcccctcctcctccccttccttaGTAACCCCCCCttgtttcctcctcctcaactcctCAGGCTTCTTCGGCACAAGTTCCTGATCCCCTTCTGCTTTGGCTCTCTCCACATGATCCAACCCAAAAGCATCCGGCCGCCTATACACCAACATGTTCGCAGAGTACTTGTGTCCACCCACATGGCTGATAAAATAAATGCCCACGCCACCCGGCCGCTCGTCGTCCAAGTCCCGATACAACCCCAGCGGCTGCAAATGTCTCTGCAACTCCTTTCTCAACAACGGCGCGCTCTGTCCGCACCGCGCATCGCGCGTCTTTTGCGAGCAGAGCAGGATCAAGGCTTGGTGCGGGCAGGGCCGGGTGGTGAGTTCCTTGATGTAGGCGGGGGAAGCTTCGGGGAGGGGCGCCTCGAGCGAGCGCGGAAGACTGAAGGGGGCGAGAGGGGTGCTGTTGGTCGGGGCTTGGGAGATGATTTTTTCCAAAACTAAGGGGACGGTGGCTGGGGTGACGTTttcgatgaggatgaaggcggggaggaggaggagggtggtgggtTCCGAGTAGGAAGGGGGATGGTGCGGGGTGGGTATGTTGGAGGCCGAGAGCATTAGTTTCTGTTTATGGTCAGTCAGTATGTATATACCTTGAAAGATGAAAGTGAGAGAGTACATgaacaaaaaaacaaaacataCCCCGTTAGCAGGCGCCTTGGCCTCCGCAATAGCCTGCATCACACTCCCCTTCTCATCCGCCACATCGCGCACCCAGTCCGTCTTCCCCGTGGCCACCAGTACATGGGTTTCCCATCCTTTGACCAGACCAAACAacttatcctcctcgtcaatcTTGAAGGAGCGCGGGTACGTAATGGTGCAGGTCGCGCAATCATGGTCGCAGTCGTCGCCGTCAACTTCCTTGGA
Coding sequences:
- a CDS encoding sucrase/ferredoxin domain-containing protein, with translation MFRSLLSSAKSLAIGDSGNKATKPEDLFPVVSKEVDGDDCDHDCATCTITYPRSFKIDEEDKLFGLVKGWETHVLVATGKTDWVRDVADEKGSVMQAIAEAKAPANGKLMLSASNIPTPHHPPSYSEPTTLLLLPAFILIENVTPATVPLVLEKIISQAPTNSTPLAPFSLPRSLEAPLPEASPAYIKELTTRPCPHQALILLCSQKTRDARCGQSAPLLRKELQRHLQPLGLYRDLDDERPGGVGIYFISHVGGHKYSANMLVYRRPDAFGLDHVERAKAEGDQELVPKKPEELRRRKQGGVTKEGEEEGKQEEGKGQEEEEEEEEENGEVGAAQCIWLARVKPEDCEGIVKFTVLQGKVIKPQSQLRGGFDRQRGVLSW